The DNA region TGACCATAGTAAACTTACATTTAGATATGACATGGTTTCTTATCACAGGTCTGATCCTAGTTTTTGCTACAGATTTCAATAGGTCTGCAGGTCTGTTTGTGCTAAGAGAGCTATTTATTACTACTGGAAAAGCAGAAGAATTGATTCATTCTCTAGAAAGTATTCAGGAAGATAATCCTGTCAGAGTGTAATTCTTCTTCAGTTTCTGGCACATTTGGAGTgccagaaaaaaacccagtatCAGGTGAAACTTAAAAAAGGAGATTCTTAGGTTGTATTTGGAgtaataaatcattaataattgcatttattgtgtttttttatttgcttgaagctcattttaattatatCAGGTCTAGGTTTCAACAGTGATTTATACAGTACTTGCTTGAATTCAAATTActacatttttggggaaatatttacacattttggcATGACGCAATTTCAGCTCTGGCCTGAAATATAACCAGGCGTTTTAAAGCAGTGagttcaacaaaacaaaacgtttATCAGAATGTCACTCCCTCCTTTTGGGAACAAAGGCATCTTTCATTATATTTCTCGGAAGTGTGGTAGTAAAGGATGCTTCCATGCAACcctctgacaatgtttttgttgGCAGCCCTTTCCTCAGCCGCATCTGCTTCCACTCTGTTTTTTACTCatcttggacattttttttaagaggctTACTATTCACATGCTGCTTAGATCTTTAAAACAATTACTTTACTCTGAGGAGGAATTAGAAAATCAGGACAAATGGATCCCAATTTGTTTGTTAATCTAGAGCATGCAACGAGATACACATTCCTACCAATGGTGTCGCACTATTCCACTGATCAACAGTTGGCAGTaaggaagggaagaagaagactgcCTGCAAGTAAACATGAACAATAAATTGTTTGAAACACTTTACAAAATTTactctgaaaatgttttaagaggaaggaaatgcaCTTGACGATGTTTGTTAGAGCTCAATGCATTactgaatgtaaaaataacttttgttgaaaagaaaagtccACATAGCACcacttttgatatttttcattactTGATTATGTGGCATCTGcgttgttttatgttttctaattttgtttacatttttgattgcAGTTTTAAAGACTCAATCATCATGTGTTTTCTATGTACACACAAATGGGAATAGGCATCtaatgaaggaaaacaaagtGACAATTGAAAGTCGGTGTTGCCTCTTTTATAACAGTGAAAAGATTCTGGGAATAGTccttgcctgttctccattcaTATAACCATGGGTTCCATTGTTGTATTTAGGAATAACTTAGACACAATTGGTTGTAAATAGTTgatatttacacataaaaataaatacatcttcaGGAAttgtatgcatatatatatttttatatgataGACTCCAGAGGTTACATGCAAGACTACATCCAATGATGCATACTCAGCACTGTTAAAGTCCTTATTGATTTTTCTGCAACGTGATTGTTGACTTATTAGGGTTATGACACCAGACTGGCTAATCTGTGCCATAATGGACCGTTACCAAtgctgttttaaatttaaatagaTCTCTGACTTTTTTAGATTCGTTTGTTTTTCCAATGCCCTTTTGTTAGTCACAAATTGGACATCAGACTCCtcatcaagatgttttttagttttcagCTTGGATTAGTGTGGGATATTTGTGGTAACAATAAGGACTTATAAAATGCTGAACATCTAGATAACAGTATTATTGTGTTGGTTAATACACATGCTTTTCTCTAATATGAAAAAGCATTAAAGAGTAAATATAATCACACTTAACGATTGCTACATTCAACTAAAGTATACATTTAGGACACTCAAACATTGCACACCAACACCAAATCCACCATCGCATCCATCTATGCCTCAGCTTGGTGTAAATTAGGTGAACCAATGTTTTCTTAAAGCATGTAATGAATAATAACTTGTGGTTGAAAGTGTTTACCcacacaataaaagaaaagtgaaaagtgCATATAATGTCAGATCCATCAATTGCAACCATTTCATATCTACCTGTCTAATAGCAGTGCTGCTATTTCCTTAAATTTCCTTTATGACTTTTAACTGAAATTTGGGCTCCATGGCTTGCAACCCAAAGCCAACCTTAAAATGATTCTCTTAAAGTGTCCCATGTTTTTCACTGGTTAATTAGCTCTTAAACTAGatctgaacatttttttaatgacttagCATGCTTACATACAACTTTGGTAACATCACATGGGAAAAATACCTTTCTCTGTAAAAACCACTGCTCTTGTCATTTTTTCAGATTCCTTTCTACTTGATTTTCCCATCATAACAACATGCAGTTTAGTGGTAACCGAGGAGCTCGACCACTGAGCAAACTAGCCAGCGCTATTCTTAAGAATGGCTCTCACAGGATTCATCGCAACCAAAAAGGGAGTTCTGTGAAAATCCAAAATTACTGActatgtgagtgtgagagagttgaagagacaaaagaagagtTATGTGGTAACCATTACTCGTGCATTGATACTATAAGAGAGTCCACTCTGTTACAGGTTcctattttattaaaatgatataatatttgATTGTTGCTGGATAACATTTAATGAattcattgatttaaaacagCCAATTCTGTGACTGTCATTCTATTTAGAGTTCCCCAATGGTTTTCTCTCATAGACAGAACATGTTAAAGTTCATATCCTTTACAGGCACTCAAATAAAATCAGTGAGGCTTCTTCTTGGAAAATCACAAAGTACTTAAAAGTCACTCTGATGATTGTCAAAATAAGATGTTTATGTCTGCAGTGAAGGACTGGGTTATGTATTATTTCAAAAGGTCCGTATATTTAAGGTGAATCTTTTTGGGGCCAGGCTATTTTTGAACAAACTGCAAAATAATTTTCATTTCAGtcaaatttgaatttgtttcaTTCTGATTTAGTTTATAATGTTACCCCTTGTATAAGTTTGCGTTCTGTTGAAAACAATCATTGCGACAACCAAATCTCTTTGACATGAGAGCATAGTCGTTTCTGGGCATAGGTGAGTGTAATGCTGATGACATGACACGGGCCTGAAGTTGATACAGTtgaatcaaattaattattcatataattgTTGGTAGATTTCTGTCCTGGGGCAACAAAATTACCAGCAACGGCCCTGCATTAGGGCTCTTTGTCATAAAGTCATCCATgacacaaaactacaaaactgTCCCGACGGGTCTGACAAAGATGCAACAACACTCTGTATAAGTCAGATAATGTTTTAATCTGATAATGTCACAAGCATATTTTGAGTAAGGTGAAGAACTGACATAACTGAATATATTGAGTTGTATTTTTTCGTAGAGAAACACATTGGTGTCTGTTTTGATTTGGATCTTGACCCGGTGTGTACATAtgttgtttctgtactttttttgGAGAATCAATCAAGTTTTTGATGCCATTTTTGACAAGTGAGGTCATTCTGGGAGACCCTCACTTCTTTAAGAGGAGAGGGAATAAATGTTGTCAGTGGAAGGTCCTCACTAGTATAGAAGTTCAAGAATGTGCGTGtatgggaatgtgtgtgttggtcggGGAGGTGGGGTTATTTCAAATTGCAGTCTTTCCCTGTAACTAAATTCAAATAGAAATTTGGAATAATAATTTTCTCGCCatgatattttgtaaaataaaagtcttggTTTCTTGAGCTGTACTTAAAAAAGGTAATTCATTAGAAATacttaatttataaaaatggtgtcttgttattttcatattaactaACTGTGATTTGAAACCTCCCCATCTCTTCAGAATCTGCTCTGGCTTAGTTGACCAGGAGCTCCTGGTACTGCTCAGAACGAAGGAAACGACCAAAGGAGTCTTTCTCCATCAGGGCGAAGATCCTCTTCTGGGCCAGGTCAAAGGTAGCAGGGGAGAGATCCACCAGGTTCCTCAGGGTCACGTCCTTGGTGAAGTGATCAATGTTCACCTGTGGTCAAAGAGATAAACACAAACTATATCAAGTCCTGTTTCCCCGGAGATTATTCTCTGGAGAAGACCTACGAGAGACCTGGTGTTTACAGCAACTGGTTTAaagcaaatatacaaatatatgtgtttCCCAAACTGCCAAATGATTCTGTTAATTTGTTACACTAACTATGGTAAATAAGATAAATGCAGAGCCGTACAAGGAACAACAGCTACTTAACATGCAGTGAAGTAGAAGTCAGGTCTCGACCCAACATGGAACTGCtttagaaagtgtgtgtgtgtgtgtgtgtgtgtgtgtgtgtgtgtgtgtgtgtgtgtgtgtgtgtgtgtgtgtgtgtgtgtgtgtgtgtgtgtgtgtgtgtgtgtgtgtgtgtgtgtgtgtgtgtgtgtgtgtgtgtgtgtgtgtgtgtgtgtgtgtgtgtgtgtgtgtgtgtgtgtgtgtgtgtgtgctgttcacTGGCGTTAAGAGTCTCAGTACATTCTCTGTCTGTAACCTCATCTGTTTACACTCAAGCGCGCCTGTATTTCTCCTCCACACAGATGTTCATCTGATTAGATAAAGACTCCCAGTCCttcaaatgtatgcaaattgATATGCAGGCAGCTTTCTCTCCAACCTTTCCTTtacctttttccttttccttctcttttattttgactaCACTGTTTGCTTATGAATCGCTTCTCAGGAAGTGTAATGTTGCCTAAATATAGGCTTTATTACTCATCATACCCTGTTGACAAAATCCTTTTACCATCATAATGAGGGCACCAGTAGCAGTTTCACTGACTCTCATACTAAAGCAAGGATCGGTAATattcttaaaatacatttttgttatatttgttgaaattacCTTAACAACCCAACAGCAGTTAATGGATTGATTGCTCTAAGGAAAAAGAAGGTAAAACAAATCTGGTATTTGTGGATGTCATTTGTTCAtatgttcataatgataatttggGGGGAGAGGCTTTGGAGGGAGACCTGAAGAAACCGGCTGTATGTGTTGCACACTTGGTGACTCTCTCGCTAGGCTTGCAAATTTTGGTGCtcgtgctgctagctactttcattggaaaagagttgacACTGGGCTTGGTTTTTCcgaatgtatatatattttttaatctagcatactcttgctagtttctcaaggTTAATAACCCTAGCTTTAAAGATAGAGCTCATAATTGAAACGTGGGTACCCATCTTTTAAAGCTCACTACTTGATGAACTCTGTCTATTCCATGTGGTGTTGAGTGCATACAAATGGGTGAAGTCTCAGGAGTCACTGACCTCTCTGGGTCCCTCAGACTGGATGAAGTCTTCGTAGATCTTCTTGGCCTTGGCGGCCATTTTCACGGGGTTCTTGGTCTTCTTGAAGTCCTCGCAGGTCACCCAGAACTCAATGTTCTCATCACTGAACTCGGACTGCAGGAAGCTGCGGAAAGCGGCCAGACCATCTGATGGAGAAAGGAGAGATCgggtgtaagagagagagagaggtgtatTAACAGGCTCTATGATAGAATAACATGTGATTATTTAAGGCCCTTTTCCTAAACAAATTTTGAAGTAAATATGCTGGCAATTCTGAATAAGCCTTTAAGATTGCACTTTACCTTAAATGTTCCAATGACAATAAACCATAAAAGTTTCTGTAGCAGTTCAAACATGGCTCAGTTGAATGATGTCACATTCATGCAAACACCAGTACGAGGTTGTATGCAAAAAGACTCACATTAGGGTATAtgtgttatttaattattaaaaagtatATCCCAAAATATTGTGAATGAGCCAACTTTTTAATTGACAGAATGGTATATCAATCCACAAGAATGTGTTCTCAATCATGTTTCCCCCTTGTGGTGATGAATAACAACCACAGAAAACCAAATACACACAGTTATCATTAAAGTCAACTGCTATGATATTCATCTTTTTTAGTCCCACCTGTTTTACAGCAGTGACACTGCTGCCTTTGGCAAATAATTACATGAGTGTTGTGTCTCTTTCCATAATGAAACTGTCACATTTGGAATAAAATGGAACATTTACATGACGGACACCCATGCccaaaaagtcattattttcattgattGATGAAGCCAGCTATGTTCCAGATTCCTTGTATAAAAGCTTTAATTACTTGATTTGCAGATTTGAGAGGTGAAGtagtaaaaaatgaaagttaggtacaatcaacattttaaattgatgaCATATACTACAGAGTTCTTTTGAGGGGATTTTCCATTTCCCATTTTGTAGTATTAGTTTTCCAAAATCTTTCTTGATGGATCAAGATCAGGAAAAAGggaatgttttataaaataaggATTGAAAAAATCCACAGACTTCTTTCAAACTtaacaaataattatataaataaaagtacacaCCAGACATACGAGAACTGTAATAAACAGTGTCCAAAATAGAAACACGACTTTAATTTGGATGATTGTGAAAGCACAGTGGTTATTGTTGTTCAACATAATGCCTGCGAAGGACCCATTGTCTGAACGAACATGTGCTGCAGATGATAAGCTTTCTGCTGTGGCCTCAGACTTGTATCTGCAATCTAAATGGCTACTTTGGTTCAAAATAGCTCCGAGTCGCAATCaagctgcatattttttttttgatagacCTTTAGCACAAGGACACATAAAAAGAGAAGCACACACTCAAAGGCACTAAAGCCAGTTTATGGCTGTTAGTGTATGAGAGCAGCAACAACCAGCAGCTATTGTagcttcagtgtttgtttgtcatgcATTCATGGTATTTCACTTCCATGTCTGTTGAATTAATTAACTTCACTGACCCTCATAGGTTGATTTAGCTGCATGATCGTTCAAACTAAAGAAGTGATTAAAAACTGCACAGACAACATATTGAAAATTAGATTTATTTCTCTACCAGTGCTATTTTCTTCATCAGAGATGAGTCATACATTATTTATCTCCTGTTGCATAATATACGTTGAATTATGCAATGTTTCACTTTAAGGCAAAGGAGGGGGAGTAGTTCTATATTTGAGAGGAAATAACTCACAGAGAATCCCATGGGAATTAACAAGAGAGAAGCCATAAAGAATAATGTTAATGCAAACGCTCATGTAGATAAATAATCACGGCGCAGCATTTTGCAACAACCGTGCAATAAATCAACTGTGGTTGAATCATTTAGAGCTCTCCCTGGGGATTTTACCATAACACACATAACCTACacggacggacacacacacggatGCATAATACACATTCAGGCAGGCATGTAAACAGAAGCAGAACATACATCTCTTTGCCCTACACTATGCAGAAGGAGCCACTTAGAAAGGTCTTTTGCCACCCATTGAACTCTGCAGAGGAAAAGCTGCTACCTTCACATGGAGTATATCAGCTGGGCAGTAACATCTGTAGGTGGATCTGTTTAGATGTGCAGGGGCGACTTAAGTGACTTATTAGCAGGCGCGTTTACACGTACTGCTAAATAACATCAACCATTAGAGTTAATCATCAGTCATGCTGGATCCCAGGCTCTGTGCACTTTGTGAAGTAAACAGAAAGATTTATTTCAATCAACACAGTTTAAACTATAGTCTACCTTAAGGTATGATTATGTTGCAGttttacaaaatacttttcacttttttttttagcaaaaataaGTTTCTTGATGAATTTATCAAGTATCAGATTAAGACAGTTGCAAACAGCTGCAATGTCCAAATTGAAATCgggtattgtttaaaaaatctAGATCGTAGACTGCAACTAAAGTTAAGCTAAACTGTATTTTAAGTCAACTAAAACCACTGTGGGAGatagttattatttttgctttgagGGTTTCATTGAGATGCAATCATTTATCAAGAATATAGTTGCAAAAATCATGTGTGTCAAAAGACAACAATAAAGCTAAGGGGCCGGACACAAATCTATTGTTGTCAATGTATAGGCGCCGAAGCCGCTCAAAAATGAGAGCCGCGTCGTAGTGGTAGTTTCAGGCGACGGCCTAGCCCATTGCTAAACAATCTGCCCCACAGACAATACTTTAAAACACACTTAAGAAACAACGCCTGGAGAAGATCAGCTCGGACACCAGGACTTCTGGTGAGTAGGATATGAATGTAAGGCCTCGAAGAAGTGATTAGCGCGTCATGGTTGCTGAGCTACGTCAGGCACAACTTGCTTCCGTACCCTCCAAAATTGACAAAAGAGTATGCACCTAGGCCTAATAAGGTTGGGCATAaaggtgtttgtttgaaatCTATCATTGATAGATTACAAATGGCATGTTACCcttacatattatttattagtaaTTTCTGGATTTTGTTGCCAATGTTGAGGTTTGAAAACTTGATTATGCATGCGACATTACTAAAAACCACATcattattatcttcatttaattaaactaaCAAATGGTCACGTTTCTGTCTGACACACaatgtaaatacaaatgatTAACAAGCACACAAGCTATATTGTTGTTATGGAAACCAGACCTTGCCTGGTGTACCTGTTTCAACAGTCTACTAGACAGACACCAGACCtctgtcgtatctttcatgcgacagtgctgttgaagtgatgaggaaggatgctccgcggacactgttcttgctggtataataaagtttattacaaacaagcaacacatgtcatgacggacgtctagagcgcccggaggtctcgagtcgaatctgtgagttccctacTTTTCGGGCTCTTATACCTCCTTATATatggtacatgttattcacttTTGGGCTGAGGTCAAGaccttgtatggggctccgaCATTCTacacctttgaccttcagccCCTGAtatcctgcacatctgcttcttatataggacaaaaacacttggggccttcgctgtatcgtgcaagacctgaaaatataccacaccTCAAAGGCATGTTTGGGCCTTTTGGAATGGTTAAAGTTGAACTAAAGTTCCATCTGTTACATAATAAAGACTGCAGCTTTGGCTAGTATGAAATCATGGTGTTCTCATTGTTTGGTTGAGAAGACGTCAACAAAGTGAGGCTGCAGAGCAGCAAGTAATAGGCgactttaacatgtttatttttggaTTTAAACAAGGACAAATCTTTTTGTGTGGAAATAAATGAGCATCCATCAGCTATGTGGAAAAAGCTGGTTTGAATAAATGGCACCATTatgggaagaagaaaaaatatctaCCAAGCTATCTACCAAGCTACACATCAACATGAGACATTACATCTGCATTTGTTTGAGGCAATCACTTAAAGCCATGTTCTTTTAAATTAAGGAGtagttttaaaaggtttttagaATAATATTACGTTTGCtgaagaatatataataataaaaaaaattaagcaagTTCCTTGATATTGTCATACAGAAATGAAAGCCCCTTGATTGGTGTTTTGTGATTTGTGAAATTGGGCTATACAAATTGAATTTACCCTGTGCTCACATTGATTATGTTGTGGGAACATAAAACTGTTCATGCAGTCACATTATGGGGACCCAGATCTTATATTGGGacaaaaagatgagagagaaagagagagtgtaaGAGGGTAAACTTACAGCTGTTGTTCAGGACCCGGTCCAGACATTCACGCCACTGAGCAGCCTCCTCAGGAGTAGGCCTGCACACAAAATACCTCAGTTCAGTCTGTGATCTTcagaaaaacatgttcaaaGTATCCCAAACAGTTTACAAAAACGATCttaaatacaatactattacttttataaattagtctttatcattatattataaacatcttttttaaagcaatacatttgagattttccacttttccccaaTACAAAAGATACAATACAAACAGCATCAGAAATCAGTCCCCCACACCCCCTCCAAAATGTGCATAATGGgcaagaaaaagaggaaaagaaataaagaaaagaaaatatccaCAAGTACCACAGAGACGCTGCATGCATTATcctgttatatgttatatttcacTTCCATAATGTTGCAGTGCACTCagactttttgttgtttaccCAGACTTACTGAGTATTTATAGATCCTTACAGAAGCACCCACTATGGCCAGCGAACACCCATGACCACTAAAACTGAAAGATGCTGAGAACTCAACCATCTCCCAAAACCTAACCCCAGAGACATCCACAGGGATGATCCCAGACCTATCCCAAATGACCCAACCCCCCCCAGAGGAGCACAGTCCCAAAGCACAGTCACCCGCTCCAGGAACCAGACTGCATCCTTTGATATCTGCTTTGATTTCTCCTGAGAGATTGAAGTCTGGAACTCATCCACCGGGAATATACTTAGTTTGGTTCATACATCATGGGGAGCATTTAGACTTTCAtcttaaactgaaaataatcaaaacagaAGTTGCAATTCTGAAACTGTGTGGCGTTTTCCAAAGCAGCTGAAATCTTTTTCCAAGTTGGAAAATTAGCTGGAAGGACCAATAACAAGCCAGTGAGTGATGCGTTCAACCAATCAGGTGTCTTAGTAAAAGAGCAGAACTGTCATCCATCATTTATTCTATAGACTTTTAAATACTATCTAAAGCAAATGCCTAATGAGCACTTTGCAAGGCTTGCGTGTACTTCAGCATAACCATGATGGGATAAAAGGTGGAACACATCCGCAGTAATCAAACACTCagtcaaatcaaacaaagagacacaaatctCTGTACATGGATGACAGcaaatgcttttaaaatgtcatcattcaAAGATAAATGTGAGGACAATTATCAACAACAATGACTCTAAAGGGAACTAAGACAAAGCCTCATGACTTCTTGGGATTACTCTTGGATTAAACAAAGTGCTGCCTTTctgaaaataatcagttttttcaatttaaaaccaaaacgGAAGATTTTTTGCCACACAATTGccattatatttaaagacaaaaacaaagcagaacaaaataGCACATATCCCCCTTACACGATTCTATATAGGTGTTTGGTAGAAAAGGGAACAAAAAGGTTAAGTAATCCAACATTGTCTACATCATATAAATCATCTGTAGCCCATACTTTTGGAGGTGATACCTGATAAAATGAGGCTTTGTACAGCATCAAACAGTGACATCTAAGCCCAGTCAGTGTTTGGAGAGGTTTAAGGTGCTTTGATCTCCACATCTTGTACCTTCTCCGGGCTCTGCTCTGCAAATTTACCATAAATTAACTGGTTTACACTTCAGCAACCTTCCCCCACCTCTCCAGACATTAATCTATGAGGccgaggggaagagagagagactcacttCTGCTGCTTCTCCGGCTTCTTCTCAGTCTTCTCCGGATAGGGGATGATGAGGTCGATGGCATTTTCTGGCTTCTGCAGCAAAATGCCCAATTTTGACTTGATCTCCTTTGCCCTGGATGATAGAAAGCAGACGACTTATATGACAGAGTCTTTGTTTTAACTTCTTAGACATGGAAGTAATAATAATCTTGTCATGGTGTTTATCTAAGCTTTCATGATGATAACTCTgctatattatatttatagaaGACACTGAGATTAAATCTATATGTATGTTAGTTGGCTGATTAATTCAATTCAGAACTTAATTTGCTGCAAAAAGTCTTTCTTCACAAAAATAGGTTTCATGTCGTTTTTTGAATAAGAAGTCAGTATAAGCGAAAAAGTAGCTGTTACAGcttgaaaccaaaacaaaatggatattttgttttcttaaataattgaccctttttttaattggttaGATGGTTTTCTTTTGGGCATTTAGTCCCACAAGTCTCATATTCAGCATAACACAATTTATTAAGTAATGAAGTTAGTTTGCACATTTACTATAAttgaataacaaacaaaacatgaactcCAGCACATTTTAAAACCCATAATAACCCCCATGTTGTGATGTGTTATATTTTGATCacgttaaaatagtttttcaacAAACCTCTCTGACCTCCCCTCAGGTTTGACAGTGCAAGCAACACAATAAATGTATCTGACGCTCTTGAATAATCTGCACCATCTATTgtagaatatatttaaaacatataaacaagCTAAAACACTGTTTTGGAGCTTCTCTTCAATTCAAAAAgtctgttggaaaaaaatattttcacaaaacaGCAATTCCTTTCAGAAAGTAGAAAgttgacaaaaataaactcaaagcCTTTACGTTCTTTCAGATGGAAACTCTTGACCCGAGAATGACAGCATGggttttaaattattatcataGTAAATCAGCCACTCTCAAATTGTTTGAAAAGTGGTAAAACTTTATCCGATCCAaccactttaaaaaacatgacatgtaAAGGTAAAGTGATGACGCAGGTCTCACCTTTCCAGGCAGCTTTG from Anoplopoma fimbria isolate UVic2021 breed Golden Eagle Sablefish chromosome 8, Afim_UVic_2022, whole genome shotgun sequence includes:
- the rgs5a gene encoding regulator of G-protein signaling 5a; the protein is MCKGLAALPQSCLERAKEIKSKLGILLQKPENAIDLIIPYPEKTEKKPEKQQKPTPEEAAQWRECLDRVLNNSYGLAAFRSFLQSEFSDENIEFWVTCEDFKKTKNPVKMAAKAKKIYEDFIQSEGPREVNIDHFTKDVTLRNLVDLSPATFDLAQKRIFALMEKDSFGRFLRSEQYQELLVN